The segment GCGTCCGGCCGATCGTTCCCTTGAACTCGGTCATTGGATCTCCTTGCTCAGGTGGTGACCGTGGTGAGGTCGTCGCCGACGATGACTTCACCGGAATAGTGCTCGGCAGCGATAGCCATCCACTCCGGGTACCGCTCGGGCGTGGGTGCCGGCACCATGTGGGTGAGAGCGAGTCGCTTGGCGGCGACCCGTTCGGCCGTCTGGGCCGCCTCCACGACGCCGGAGTGGTAGTCGAGGATGTCCTGCATCATGCCGAGCGGGATCATTTCGACGAGGTCACGACGAATCACTGTTTGGACGTAGACATCGGTGTTCCGAGCTAGTTCGTCGACCCCATCACACGGAATCGTGTCTCCGACGATTGCCGCTGTGCTGCCGTCATGCTCGATGCGAAAGCCGATTGTCGGCCGCACGGGTGCGTGTTCGGTCGCCGCCGTGTCGATCTTGACATCACCGAGGGCGAACGAGTCGCCGGGTGCCAACTCGGTGACGTTCACCAGGGGTGGATTGGTCAGTAGGTCGTGATGCTCCATCCGGTAGCCGATATCTGGCTCCAGTGCGTGTAGCTGCCGGTCAACGAACTCAGCCGTGCCGATCGGACCATAGATCGGCAGTGTCGCTTTGCCCTGCGACATCACCCAGTGGGTGGTGATCACGTCGTTGAGCGCGCATATGTGATCACTGTGCAGATGGGTGACAAGTACCCCGGCGAGCAGCCCCGGAAGCGACCCGGCGCCAGCCATTCGCATCACCACCCCCCGGCCGGCATCGACGAGGATGTGGGTGTCGCCCGCCTTCACCAGGGTGGACGGGCCAGCCCGGTTGGCGTCAGGTAGGGGCGACCCGGTCCCGGTGAGGATGACCTCCACTACGGCCCCTCTTCTTGATCAACGGAGGCCGTCAGTCGATTGACGAGTGGTCTGGTCACCAAGGCGTATGTATCGGCGATAGCCGACTCTCGATAATCACGTTGCGCGGTAAGACGATCTGGGTCCA is part of the Acidimicrobiales bacterium genome and harbors:
- a CDS encoding MBL fold metallo-hydrolase; the protein is MEVILTGTGSPLPDANRAGPSTLVKAGDTHILVDAGRGVVMRMAGAGSLPGLLAGVLVTHLHSDHICALNDVITTHWVMSQGKATLPIYGPIGTAEFVDRQLHALEPDIGYRMEHHDLLTNPPLVNVTELAPGDSFALGDVKIDTAATEHAPVRPTIGFRIEHDGSTAAIVGDTIPCDGVDELARNTDVYVQTVIRRDLVEMIPLGMMQDILDYHSGVVEAAQTAERVAAKRLALTHMVPAPTPERYPEWMAIAAEHYSGEVIVGDDLTTVTT